In Podospora pseudoanserina strain CBS 124.78 chromosome 5, whole genome shotgun sequence, a single window of DNA contains:
- a CDS encoding hypothetical protein (BUSCO:EOG09262WFG; COG:S; EggNog:ENOG503NUR4), giving the protein MATRDASHAGSWYDDDEKELSSQLDGFLSRVPDQLDDHGLPVPGARVIIAPHAGYSYSGPCAAWAYKALDLRAAKRVFILGPSHTYYLRGCALTTFSKYATPFGDLVVDRNTVNELRETGKFTDIPARRDVDEHSLEMHVPFLWKRLQQTFGDDSTKYPPIVPILVGDGSAEEEKAFGKLLSSYLKDPTTAWIVSSDFCHWGSRFSYRPHFSDGAIRDMDAPRSKGVRHEVLNVTPPDWSKLGISSGEPEIHDVIKVLDQLAMDAVESGEHSEFYKVVQDSHNTVCGRHPIGVIMAALEAVDGKGKFKFVQYQRSNLVKKSFDFSVSYASAYAVV; this is encoded by the exons ATGGCCACACGGGATGCTAGCCATGCTGGATCCTGGtacgatgatgatgagaaggagttgTCATCGCAGCTCGACGGGTTCCTAAGCCGTGTGCCTGACCAGCTGGATGACCATGGTCTCCCTGTGCCTGGCGCCCGAGTGATCATAGCTCC CCATGCCGGCTATTCATATTCTGGGCCTTGCGCAGCCTGGGCCTACAAGGCTCTCGACCTCAGAGCGGCGAAACGGGTCTTCATTCTCGGACCGTCCCACACATATTATCTTCGCGGATGCGCGTTAACCACATTCAGCAAATATGCAACACCCTTTGGGGACCTCGTGGTGGATAGGAACACGGTAAACGAGCTGAGGGAAACGGGCAAGTTCACCGACATACCCGCCCGCCGAGACGTCGATGAACATTCTCTGGAAATGCACGTTCCGTTCCTCTGGAAGAGACTTCAGCAGACCTTCGGAGACGACAGCACAAAGTACCCGCCCATAGTTCCGATACTCGTGGGCGATGGATctgccgaagaagaaaaggccTTTGGAAAGTTGCTGTCCTCGTACCTGAAGGACCCCACCACAGCCTGGATCGTCTCGTCCGATTTCTGTCACTGGGGATCCCGATTCAGCTACCGACCTCATTTTTCTGACGGTGCGATTCGTGACATGGACGCGCCACGGTCCAAGGGTGTGCGGCACGAAGTCCTGAACGTCACCCCGCCAGATTGGAGCAAACTCGGCATCAGTTCTGGAGAGCCTGAGATCCACGATGTCATCAAAGTGCTGGACCAGTTGGCCATGGATGCCGTGGAGTCTGGTGAGCATAGTGAGTTCTACAAGGTGGTTCAGGATAGCCACAACACTGTCTGCGGCAGGCATCCAATTGGTGTAATCATGGCAGCCTTGGAAGCCGTCGATGGAAAAGGAAAGTTCAAATTTGTGCAGTACCAGAGAAGCAatttggtgaagaagagctTCGACTTCAGTGTCAGCTATGCCTCTGCATATGCGGTAGTCTGA
- a CDS encoding hypothetical protein (EggNog:ENOG503P7GE), translating to MVIKRKRSDSHLSSFSSALASPPRASSFNFDAISAMDTARRGFFSPRLPTSSHMPGRTRKRFRDNRPPEAIVHQRTLNLLFSAQQQQHTQQQAPSPPQVQVTEPTPTLVPSEVHPDQHQRSLHSFWKLPTRTVASPSSSQASLTSSPFPIAMPNSSTAVASTTCDDCGVGLLESDARGDQDVIMMDIDGGGEMGENTCGACGKTVCFSCSVSNLGEHRRCLPCTGRRDWGAANGSGRTQGVGVY from the exons ATGGTCATCAAGCGCAAACGGTCCGACTCGCACCTGAGCTCCTTTAGCTCAGCCCTTGCATCACCACCTCGGGCGAGCAGCTTCAACTTCGATGCCATCAGTGCGATGGATACGGCTAGGCGCGGCTTCTTTTCGCCCCGTCTCCCCACCTCTTCACACATGCCTGGCCGCACCAGGAAGCGCTTCCGCGATAATAGGCCACCTGAGGCAATCGTTCACC AACGTACCCTAAATCTGCTATTCTCtgcacaacagcagcaacatactcagcagcaagcgccgtcgccgccccaAGTTCAAGTCACTGAACCGACTCCAACCTTAGTTCCCTCAGAGGTGCACCCcgaccaacaccaacgcTCCCTCCACAGCTTCTGGAAGCTCCCCACACGAACCGTGGCTAGCCCGTCGTCGTCTCAGGCGTCTTTGACCTCTTCGCCATTCCCAATTGCGATGCCCAACTCATCCACAGCGGTGGCTTCAACAACATGTGACGACTGTGGCGTGGGGCTGCTGGAATCGGATGCCCGTGGTGATCAGGATGTCATCATGATGGATATAGATGGAGGCGGCGAAATGGGAGAAAACACGTGCGGAGCGTGTGGGAAGACGGTATGCTTCAGCTGCTCGGTCAGCAATCTTGGGGAGCACAGGCGATGTTTGCCTTGCACTGGGAGACGGGACTGGGGGGCAGCCAACGGGAGCGGGCGGACCCAGGGTGTTGGCGTGTACTGA
- a CDS encoding hypothetical protein (COG:L; EggNog:ENOG503NUPN), protein MTSGESAQQANEPRSPELGPFKDQIARPQDPDSENTNADLASLKYSLLGPSLTKAGQDKVDQSKVAEVIYNSSKGSKFFNREEERDKALTVKIDQILAKKRQLEKLDLSRELRAADTLLAQLEASRDLTQHIVHIDCDAFYAAVEQLDRPELADLPFAVGGGVLTTCNYVARRFGCRSGMAGFVAKKLCPQLILLPLNFDKYNAKAAEVREILADYDPRFESASIDEAYLNITQYCFDHGMEAVDVVSQMRREIHEKTHITVSAGIAANACLAKICSNMNKPNGQYLLPRDRVVIMEFMRDLSCRQVNGIGRVLERELGAVGISTCGDVYTQRQFIEKLFGEKTYNFLLRCYLGLGRTSIQPAEEYERKSVGTERTFRDMDNPTQLREQLRRIAEELEKDMRRAECKGRTLCIKVKLHTYEVLTRQIAPPKAVYLADDLYDYALPMLVKLEQEVSNMKLRLLGLRCTHLLSTKKPDTMAFFGFRPRRGGSVETGESISRINPKKAAGTGDEWEEWPSEARNDVLLAERSGSSSGTDSPFWRHGKEVLPNPKEKQPAEVMQEELWDCPICNRPQTPDERQFNEHIDLCLSRQTIRDAIQQVAASTPPPGKPSIPEAKKSKDKKRGRQSTAADPRQKKLRFT, encoded by the exons ATGACCTCGGGCGAGTCAGCACAGCAAGCAAACGAGCCACGCTCTCCAGAGCTTGGACCATTCAAGGACCAAATAGCACGACCTCAAGATCCAGATAGTGAAAATACCAATGCCGATCTTGCCTCGCTAAAGTACTCACTTCTTGGTCCGTCCTTGACAAAGGCCGGCCAGGACAAGGTTGATCAGTCCAAG GTCGCCGAAGTTATCTATAATTCTTCCAAAGGTTCCAAGTTCTTCAACCGTGAGGAGGAAAGAGACAAAGCACTGACGGTCAAGATTGATCAAATCCTCGCCAAAAAGCGACAGTTGGAGAAGCTAGACCTCTCTCGGGAGCTCAGGGCTGCAGATACGCTGCTTGCACAACTCGAGGCCTCACGTGATCTTACTCAACACATTGTTCATATCGATTGCGATGCCTTCTACGCCGCTGTTGAACAACTGGACCGTCCCGAGCTCGCAGACCTCCCCTTTGCCGTGGGTGGGGGCGTTCTGACAACCTGTAACTATGTAGCTCGGAGATTTGGATGTCGAAGCGGCATGGCCGGCTTCGTGGCAAAAAAGCTCTGCCCCCAGCTCATTTTGCTTCCACTCAATTTCGATAAGTATAACGCAAAGGCTGCCGAGGTGCGAGAGATCCTAGCAGACTATGACCCCCGGTTCGAAAGTGCCAGTATTGACGAGGCCtatctcaacatcacccagTACTGCTTCGACCACGGCATGGAAGCTGTCGATGTGGTGTCCCAAATGAGAAGGGAGATACATGAAAAGACACACATCACCGTGTCCGCAGGGATTGCAGCCAATGCATGTCTGGCGAAAATCTGCTCCAACATGAATAAGCCTAACGGACAATACCTTCTTCCTCGTGACCGGGTCGTCATCATGGAGTTCATGCGGGACCTCTCGTGCCGGCAAGTCAACGGTATCGGACGAGTTCTAGAGCGGGAGCTTGGTGCCGTTGGCATAAGCACCTGCGGCGACGTTTATACGCAACGACAGTTCATCGAGAAACTTTTCGGTGAGAAGACCTACAACTTCCTTTTGCGGTGCTATCTTGGCCTTGGACGCACGAGCATACAGCCTGCCGAAGAGTATGAGCGCAAGAGTGTTGGAACAGAGCGCACGTTCCGTGACATGGATAATCCGACCCAGTTACGTGAGCAGCTCAGACGAATAGCAGAAGAGTTGGAAAAGGATATGCGGCGGGCTGAATGCAAAGGTCGGACTCTCTGCATCAAGGTCAAGCTACATACGTATGAGGTGCTCACACGTCAAATAGCTCCGCCAAAGGCGGTCTATCTCGCCGATGACTTGTACGACTACGCACTGCCAATGCTGGTGAAGCTTGAACAAGAGGTCTCTAATATGAAGTTACGCCTCCTGGGCCTCCGATGTACCCATCTACTCAGCACAAAAAAGCCAGATACAATGGCCTTTTTTGGGTTCagaccgaggagggggggctcTGTAGAGACTGGGGAATCTATCAGCCGCATAAATCCAAAGAAAGCCGCTGGCACTGGAGatgagtgggaggagtggcCCTCTGAAGCACGCAACGATGTCCTCCTGGCTGAGCGCTCAGGGAGCAGCTCGGGGACCGACAGTCCATTCTGGAGACATGGCAAAGAAGTTCTCCCCAACCCGAAGGAAAAACAGCCTGCTGAGGTGATGCAGGAGGAGCTCTGGGACTGTCCAATATGCAACCGACCACAAACGCCTGACGAAAGACAGTTCAATGAGCATATTGATCTATGTCTCTCGAGGCAAACTATTCGAGACGCCATTCAGCAGGTGGCtgcttcaacccctccacccggCAAGCCCAGTATTCCTGAAGCAAAGAAGAGCAAAGAtaagaagagaggaaggcagtcaacagcagccgaTCCTCGACAGAAGAAGCTTCGGTTTACATGA
- a CDS encoding hypothetical protein (EggNog:ENOG503NV12; COG:P) codes for MSRRRRELAQNHPRTVVLISRCRSWLPPLNFITIHYAYFISVCLVSSLVFWGSSSPAWSISYTDSLFLVVSAMTEAGLNTVNLSQLTTWQQSLLFLLIIFGSSIWVSIWTVMTRKHAFEQRFRDVIQSERRRRTSHGGSALSLGRLPNFRSSWRSLSSHTAQHQPAAYRLSSMDNQHVSLPQTNRPEADATTNFGGACINGEASENTNPTHIAFIDTHLPDMQVHNGIKATSTAAQHVPLDNQPVYRSVLTHSRPEEGTKCHSGMRSFLTHRSSNRNAQFYDLTNEEREQLGGCEYRALKVLALLVPVYFVLWQSLGCIALGAWINNNQAELPLRNGINPWWLGIFNGASAFNNSGMSLLDANMIPFQNSCFVLVTMGLMILAGNTAYPVFLRLSVWSLLRLLSLVTREEEYNPLKDTLKFILQYPRRIYTSLFPARATWWLLFMLVLLNSIDWVAFEVLNIGNPPIENIPPGSRVLDGWFQAIAVRSGGFYVVPIPSVYIGLQVLYVIMMYISAYPVVVTMRHSNVYEERSLGIYVEDDAPDSDPEQSPLTHHGPPPSRVSPQGGLSALHRACSWTVTWHGVGARSPSSLRRPESRISFISQQIHGQLAHDLWWLSLAILVIVTINTSNFMADPINFSVFNVIFEVVSAYGCVGISVGVPHDSYSFCGGWHPVSKLLLCVVMLRGRHRGLPVALDRAVRLPGEELEQEEEEDHQIRMSMGGNRRVSSEA; via the exons ATGTCGCGTCGACGGCGTGAACTTGCGCAAAACCACCCTCGGACCGTGGTACTTATCTCTCGTTGTCGTTCTTGGCTCCCGCCGTTGAACTTCATAACCATCCATTATGCCTACTTCATCAGCGTTTGTCTGGTCTCGTCACTTGTCTTTTGGGGGTCGTCCAGTCCAGCTTGGAGCATCAGCTATACTGACAGCTTGTTCCTGGTTGTATCCGCCATGACGGAAGCTGGCTTGAACACAGTCAACCTAAGTCAACTGACAACGTGGCAGCAGTCGCTACTTTTTCTCCTCATCATATTTGGCAGCTCCATCTGGGTGTCTATATGGACGGTCATGACGAGGAAACACGCCTTCGAGCAACGCTTCCGGGATGTGATTCAATCAGAGCGCCGGCGACGAACTTCTCATGGAGGAAGCGCTCTCAGTCTCGGCAGATTACCGAATTTTCGTTCATCTTGGCGATCGCTATCATCGCACACAGCCCAGCACCAACCCGCAGCTTACAGACTGAGTTCCATGGATAATCAGCACGTTTCGCTTCCCCAAACGAACCGGCCCGAGGctgatgccaccaccaactttgGTGGAGCTTGTATCAATGGCGAAGCCTCCGAAAACACAAATCCCACTCATATCGCTTTTATAGACACTCATCTCCCGGACATGCAAGTCCACAATGGGATCAAGGCCACGTCAACAGCGGCCCAACATGTCCCCCTCGACAACCAGCCAGTATACCGAAGCGTACTCACTCATAGCAGGCCAGAAGAGGGCACAAAGTGTCATTCTGGCATGCGAAGCTTCCTCACTCATCGTTCCAGCAATAGAAACGCTCAGTTCTACGACCTGACCAACGAAGAACGGGAACAGCTAGGCGGTTGCGAGTATCGAGCGCTCAAAGTCCTTGCCTTGCTTGTGCCTGTCTACTTTGTCCTCTGGCAGTCTCTTGGCTGCATCGCGCTCGGTGCCtggatcaacaacaaccaagccGAGCTGCCGCTGAGAAATGGAATAAACCCCTGGTGGCTGGGGATATTCAACGGCGCCTCGGCATTCAACAATTCAGGAATGTCGCTCTTGGATGCCAATATGATTCCCTTTCAGAACTCATGCTTTGTTCTTGTCACCATGGGGCTGATGATTCTCGCCGGCAATACGGCCTATCCTGTCTTTTTGAGGCTCAGTGTTTGGTCTCTCTTAAGGTTGTTATCTCTGGTGACACGAGAGGAGGAGTACAACCCCCTTAAGGACACCTTGAAATTTATTCTTCAGTACCCGCGCCGCATCTATACCAGCCTCTTTCCCGCTCGCGCCACTTGGTGGCTATTGTTTATGCTCGTTTTGCTGAACAGCATTGACTGGGTCGCTTTCGAGGTTCTCAACATTGGCAACCCACCTATCGAAAACATACCTCCTGGATCTCGCGTGCTTGATGGGTGGTTTCAAGCTATTG CCGTACGTTCGGGTGGGTTTTATGTtgttcccatcccatcagtATACATCGGACTGCAAGTCTTGTATGTGATCATGATGTATATATCAGCGTACCCGGTGGTGGTCACGATGCGACATTCAAACGTCTATGAAGAGCGGTCTCTTGGTATCTATGTTGAAGACGATGCGCCTGATTCAGATCCAGAACAATCTCCCCTCACTCATCACGGTCCGCCACCCAGTAGGGTTTCCCCTCAAGGCGGCCTGTCAGCACTTCACCGAGCGTGTAGTTGGACGGTCACATGGCATGGTGTTGGGGCTCGgtcaccttcttctctccgGAGGCCCGAGTCGCGCATCAGCTTCATCAGCCAGCAGATACACGGACAATTGGCCCACGACCTCTGGTGGTTAAGTCTGGCGATTTTGGTCATCGTTACCATCAATACGAGCAACTTCATGGCAGATCCCATCAACTTCAGTGTTTTCAACGTCATATTCGAGGTGGTGTCGGCGTATGGCTGCGTTGGCATCAGCGTTGGAGTACCACACGACTCATACAGCTTCTGTGGGGGTTGGCATCCCGTGTCAAAACTCTTACTTTGTGTTGTCATGCTTCGTGGCAGGCACAGGGGGTTACCGGTCGCCCTAGATAGGGCTGTTCGACTTCCCggtgaggagcttgagcaggaagaggaggaggatcatCAGATTAGGATGAGCATGGGGGGCAACCGTCGAGTTAGCAGTGAAGCCTAG
- the FPR2_2 gene encoding Peptidyl-prolyl cis-trans isomerase fpr2 (COG:O; EggNog:ENOG503P579) produces MQGLLLSLSLLASAAVGVLASDDLKIDVTLPVECDRVTKKGDKINVHYKGTLKSNGEKFDSSYDRQSPFSFKLGAGMVIKGWDEGLVDMCIGEKRTLTIGPSYGYGDRNVGPIPAGSTLVFETELVGIEGVPKPESIVTKSATDTPESTASAKVVEKVASVAKQAAEVVETIIADTDDTQEHNEL; encoded by the exons ATGCAAGGCCTTCTGCTCTCGCTTTCCCTGCTCGCCTCGGCAGCTGTCGGCGTCCTCGCCTCCGATGACCTCAAGATCGATGTCACGCTCCCCGTTGAGTGCGATCGCGTGACCAAGAAGGGCGACAAGATCAATGTCCATTACAAGGGCACACTCAAGTCCAATGGCGAGAAGTTCGATTCAA GCTACGACCGTCAATCGCCATTCTCATTCAAGCTTGGAGCTGGCATGGTTATCAAGGG TTGGGACGAGGGTCTCGTCGATATGTGCATCGGCGAGAAGCGGACATTGACCATTGGCCCAAGCTACGGCTATGGTGACCGCAATGTTGGACCTATTCCCGCTGGATCTACTCTTG TCTTCGAAACGGAATTGGTTGGCATTGAGGGTGTGCCAAAACCCGAATCGATTGTTACCAAGTCGGCCACCGATACTCCCGAGTCCACGGCAAGCGCGAAGGTTGTTGAAAAGGTGGCCAGCGTCGCCAAGCAGGCggctgaggttgttgagaccATCATTGCCGACACCGACGATACTCAGGAGCACAACGAGCTCTAG
- a CDS encoding hypothetical protein (EggNog:ENOG503P3UG; COG:S), which yields MLLLKRVIQKQLWFPALVLLWLHHCPTQLLLDQIGQTSKRNLIKMTDQDANVVSQAPVDETPISPSRPNPARKNSLEHHLAHRPDRQELINKNILPASTAAPAIQAQQKELEKHMRADSLNEKIAHRPAPETMLEKHIIHEDPRSPEDKYAEAIEDEYAKREGGA from the exons ATGCTCTTATTGAAGAGAGTGATACAAAAGCAGCTGTGGTTCCCCGCACTGGTTTTGCTCTGGCTTCATCACTGCCCAACACAATTACTCCTCGATCAAATTGGACAAACATCAAAACGAAACCTCATCAAAATGACCGACCAAGATGCGAATGTCGTAAGCCAAGCCCCTGTCGACGAGACTCCCATTTCGCCCAGTcgacccaacccagccagGAAGAACTCGCTCGAGCACCACCTGGCGCATCGCCCAGATCGCCAGGAGCTCATTAATA AAAACATCCTTCCCGCCTCAACCGCAGCGCCGGCTATCCAAGCCCAACAGAAAGAG CTCGAGAAACACATGCGTGCCGACTCCCTCAATGAAAAGATCGCCCATCGCCCTGCGCCCGAGACAATGTTGGAGAAACACATCATCCACGAGGACCCCCGTTCGCCCGAGGACAAGTACGCCGAGGCTATCGAGGACGAATATGCTAAGAGGGAGGGCGGTGCGTAG
- the RTC5 gene encoding Restriction of telomere capping protein 5 (EggNog:ENOG503NXSI; COG:S), with protein MWGTRGDCFSPNFFPCTPTYTSSSIHPVHVVTMGQTQSDQRRPPPSREELTKELAAKFADKCFTSLEIYSFKEVFKSLVDQEQNVRHLKEDTIARFLEIPDVLGVSPVIFQMISYIGAFPFLRDAPAVLGLEEMVMVITIMTDRYQRVLATGADDRKKLLFNSLAVYDRKLSEHVNRDKSPVIDGSGAPANSSHASGFAVDIAGDDEDDLGCEDEDDLVLAALDSLDYANVGKLEDGPPPNHALIPAGNFKKIIMLLLLVAPLGAQESLSSHANRVVGKELEELGVVADCIVAAFLDVEHSPGIRFSRFNSIIPSSMPFVFSGFTPLFEHFLFSKTLDFHERVGGSTVVPDVVQPLLQDKGSLLNLSIMSQLSFFIPGESLFRKLRLLYAGGEDGFSMGSFETKVFNWRAPTILLVHGICLPDETHRAGGAETAFLSTLPPRRYPSGNRAIGERVTFGVYLSQPWRHTHRECFGDSDSILFQLQPVHDVFRGSPSNKDYASFTKPSASTPIGGVSFGCPPPQPTQAYRRSSTISMGPVSLVMDSSFEFGCFTHNYISRGSSAFQGSACRKFDFQDRFEISDLEVWGCGGDEEAKHQAERWAWEAREAEARRRINLGTGDIEADRALLEMAGLIGGNRSGGSMM; from the exons ATGTGGGGCACACGAGGCGACTGCTTTAGCCCCAACTTCTTCCCGTGTACTCCAACCTACACTTCCTCATCGATACACCCCGTACATGTAGTTACCATGGGCCAAACTCAATCAGACCAAAGACGgcctcctccgtctcgaGAGGAGTTGACTAAGGAATTG GCCGCCAAGTTTGCCGACAAATGCTTCACCTCTCTTGAGATCTACTCATTCAAAGAGGTCTTCAAGAGTCTCGTAGACCAGGAACAGAATGTCCGCCATCTCAAAGAGGATACCATTGCGCGCTTTCTTGAGATACCGGATGTGCTGGGTGTGTCGCCAGTTATATTTCAGATGATATCATATATAGGCGCCTTTCCATTCTTGCGAGATGCTCCAGCAGTGCTGGGCTTGGAGGAAATGGTCATGGTCATCACCATTATGACCGATCGATACCAGAGGGTATTAGCAACGGGTGCTGACGACAGGAAGAAATTGCTGTTCAATAGCCTGGCTGTCTATGACCGGAAGCTGTCCGAACATGTCAACAGGGACAAGTCGCCTGTTATCGACGGCTCAGGAGCGCCCGCTAATTCCTCACACGCTTCTGGTTTTGCTGTCGACATTgcaggagatgatgaagatgacctGGGttgtgaggatgaggacgaccTTGTCCTTGCTGCCTTGGATTCGCTGGATTATGCCAACGTTGGCAAACTTGAAGATGGACCCCCACCCAATCACGCACTGATTCCGGCGGGCAACTTCAAGAAGATCATCATGTTGCTGCTTCTCGTTGCTCCATTAGGCGCCCAGGAGAGCCTATCTTCACATGCGAATCGTGTTGTTGGgaaggagcttgaggaaTTGGGGGTCGTTGCTGACTGTATCGTGGCGGCTTTCCTCGACGTAGAGCATTCACCGGGCATCAGGTTTTCTCGGTTCAATTCGATAATCCCCTCGTCGATGCCATTCGTTTTCTCTGGGTTCACTCCTCTATTTGAACACTTTTTGTTCTCCAAAACTCTCGACTTCCACGAACGCGTGGGCGGCTCCACTGTCGTGCCTGACGTGGTTCAACCTCTCCTGCAGGACAAAGGCTCTCTCCTTAACCTGAGCATCATGTCGCAGCTCTCTTTCTTCATTCCTGGCGAATCTCTCTTTCGCAAGCTCCGATTACTGTACGCagggggggaagatgggTTCAGCATGGGCAGTTTTGAAACGAAAGTCTTCAACTGGAGAGCACCGACCATACTGCTGGTACATGGGATCTGTCTACCGGACGAAACCCATAGGGCAGGTGGTGCGGAGACGGCATTCCTGTCAACACTACCCCCACGGCGGTACCCCTCTGGCAATCGCGCCATTGGCGAGAGAGTAACGTTTGGGGTTTACCTGAGTCAGCCATGGAGGCACACACATCGCGAGTGCTTTGGGGATTCGGATTCGATACTGTTTCAACTCCAGCCTGTGCATGATGTCTTCCGAGGATCCCCGAGCAACAAGGACTATGCTTCTTTCACAAAACCCTCGGCATCTACCCCGATTGGCGGCGTGTCATTTGGctgcccaccaccgcaacctaCACAAGCATATCGCCGGTCAAGCACCATATCAATGGGCCCCGTATCGCTTGTCATGGATAGCAGTTTCGAATTTGGATGTTTCACCCACAACTACATCTCGCGAGGTAGTAGTGCTTTCCAGGGAAGCGCTTGCAGGAAATTCGACTTCCAAGATCGCTTCGAGATTTCAGATCTGGAGGTCTGGGGTTGCGGCGGGGACGAGGAAGCCAAGCACCAGGCCGAGCGATGGGCCTGGGAGGCTAGAGAGGCCGAGGCGAGACGTAGAATCAACCTTGGGACGGGTGATATCGAGGCCGACCGTGCCCTCTTAGAGATGGCTGGACTCATAGGGGGGAATCGAAGTGGTGGGAGTATGATGTAA
- the RCF1 gene encoding Respiratory supercomplex factor 1, mitochondrial (EggNog:ENOG503P3F9; COG:U; BUSCO:EOG09264J8E) codes for MPNGPLSNRPLPSSFDSNDDFYNENGFQKVLRRLKEEPLVPIGCLLTVAAFTNAYRAMRRGDHAKVQKMFRARVAAQAFTVVAMVAGGMYYQADRHKQKELWKLRQQKDAEEKHQKWIRELEARDAEEKALQERLDKRRKRAAERAGGTGTESVAAQARAALRESKAGKTETGESTSTEANQADGGVLGSLGGWFGGSKKAPEDTTPALESKPEDPKN; via the exons ATGCCGAACGGACCCCTCTCCAACCGACCCCTTCCCTCGTCATTTGACAGCAACGA TGACTTTTACAATGAGAATGGCTTCCAAAAGGTCCTTCGCCGCCTGAAGGAGGAACCGCTCGTCCCAATCGGATGTCTCCTCACCGTTGCCGCCTTCACCAACGCCTACCGTGCCATGCGCCGCGGCGACCATGCAAAGGTGCAGAAGATGTTCCGTGCCCGTGTGGCCGCCCAGGCATTTACCGTTGTTGCCATGGTCGCTGGCGGCATGTACTACCAGGCCGACCGCCACAAGCAGAAGGAGCTTTGGAAGCTGCGGCAGCAaaaggatgccgaggagaagcATCAGAAGTGGATCAGGGAGCTGGAAGCCCGCgatgctgaggagaaggctcTCCAAGAACGGCTTGACAAGAGGCGGAAGAGGGCAGCTGAGCGCGCTGGTGGCACAGGCACCGAAAGTGTTGCTGCTCAGGCAAGGGCAGCCTTGAGAGAGTCCAAAGCTGGAAAAACCGAAACAGGCGAGTCCACCTCAACCGAGGCGAACCAGGCGGATGGAGGGGTGCTTGGCTCACTCGGTGGATGGTTTGGCGGATCCAAAAAGGCACCAGAAGACACAACACCGGCATTAGAGTCCAAGCCAGAAGACCCGAAGAACTAA